A DNA window from Daucus carota subsp. sativus chromosome 3, DH1 v3.0, whole genome shotgun sequence contains the following coding sequences:
- the LOC108210974 gene encoding caltractin, with amino-acid sequence MESVNRGSTRIDKPRGRHHGLSQQKKQEIKEAFDLFDIDGSGTIDAKELTVAMRALGFEMTDEQIRQMIADVDKDGSGTIDFDEFVYMMTTKIGERDSREELMKAFQVIDQDKNGKISASDIQRIAKELGEGFTDRDIQEMVEEADRDGDGEVNFEEFMRMMRRTSYGY; translated from the exons ATG GAGAGTGTCAACAGAGGATCTACAAGAATTGATAAGCCCAGAGGACGTCATCATGGGCTATCTCAACAGAAAAAACAAGAAATCAAGGAAGCATTTGACCTATTTGATATCGATGGATCTG GCACCATTGATGCCAAAGAGCTGACAGTTGCGATGAG GGCACTGGGATTTGAAATGACTGACGAG CAAATTCGCCAAATGATTGCTGATGTAGATAAGGATGGCAGTGGCACGATTGACTTCGATGAATTTGTGTACATGATGACAACCAAGATTGGTGAAAGGGATTCCAGGGAGGAACTCATGAAAGCTTTCCAAGTCATTGACCAAGATAAAAAT GGTAAGATTTCCGCTTCAGACATTCAGCGTATTGCCAAGGAGCTGGGAGAAGGTTTTACTGATAGAGATATTCAAGAGATGGTTGAGGAAGCTGATCGCGACG GTGATGGCGAAGTAAACTTTGAGGAGTTCATGAGAATGATGAGACGAACCTCCTATGGATACTAG
- the LOC108213545 gene encoding abscisic acid 8'-hydroxylase 4: MEGAYIFQCIFFILLAIFSYFTFKHNNKASKIKSKLPPGSLGWPYIGETLKLFSQNPSVFFDSRQQRHGEIFKTHILGYPCVMLASPEAARFVLVTHADLFKPSYPRSKEMLIGPSAIFFHQGDYHSRIRKLVQNSLSLTVIRSLIPAIESIALSTLESWCNGTIISTFQQMKKYTFDVAVLSVFGELDSKYKDRLKYNYHIVDKGYNSFPINLPGNLFRKALLARRRLEGMIHDKLIETREKKWEQINLLNCLLNYKDENGKFLTDDQIVDNIIGVLFAAQDTTASVLTWIIKYLGDHPDILAAVESEHKALYVSSGGTQTSLTWADTRNMPYTQRVILESMRMASIVAFTYREAAVDVEYDGFLIPKGWKVLPLFRNIHHNPEFFPQPKEFDPSRFEGVLKPNTYMPFGNGTHACPGNEVAKLEMLILIYHLVKNFRWELASPKNGVEYAPFLIPEEGLCAKFWKKSDAQGPAPSLHITQS, translated from the exons ATGGAAGGTGCTTACATATTTCAATGTATTTTCTTCATTTTACTTGCCATTTTCTCCTACTTCACATTTAAACACAACAATAAAGCCTCGAAAATAAAATCTAAGCTTCCTCCTGGTTCCTTGGGATGGCCTTACATTGGAGAAACACTCAAATTATTCTCGCAAAATCCTTCTGTTTTCTTCGACTCCCGACAACAAAG GCATGGTGAGATATTTAAAACGCACATTTTGGGATACCCCTGCGTTATGTTGGCGAGTCCAGAGGCGGCTCGGTTTGTGCTGGTTACACATGCTGATTTGTTCAAGCCGAGCTATCCCAGGAGCAAAGAGATGCTGATTGGACCTTCGGCTATTTTTTTTCATCAGGGAGATTACCATTCTCGGATTAGAAAATTGGTTCAGAACTCGCTCTCTTTGACTGTTATTCGCAGTTTGATCCCTGCTATTGAGTCTATTGCTCTTTCAACATTAGAATCCTGGTGTAATGGCACCATAATCAGTACTTTCCAGCAGATGAAAAAG TACACTTTTGACGTAGCTGTTCTGTCTGTCTTTGGGGAGTTGGACAGTAAGTATAAAGACAGACTAAAGTATAACTATCATATTGTGGACAAAGGATACAACTCTTTTCCTATCAACCTCCCGGGAAATCTATTCCGCAAGGCTCTCCTA GCAAGAAGGCGGCTTGAAGGGATGATCCATGATAAACTTATTGAGACGAGAGAGAAGAAATGGGAACAGATTAATTTGTTGAATTGTCTGTTAAACTACAAAGATGAAAACGGAAAGTTCTTGACAGATGATCAAATTGTGGATAATATCATTGGTGTTCTGTTTGCTGCTCAAGATACGACAGCTAGTGTGCTAACATGGATTATCAAGTACCTTGGTGATCATCCAGATATTCTAGCAGCTGTTGAG AGTGAGCACAAGGCTTTGTATGTGTCGAGTGGAGGAACCCAAACATCACTTACATGGGCTGATACTAGGAATATGCCATATACTCAAAGG GTGATATTGGAGAGTATGAGGATGGCGAGCATTGTAGCCTTCACCTACAGGGAagctgctgttgatgttgaataCGATG GTTTTCTGATACCAAAAGGTTGGAAAGTCTTGCCTTTATTTAGAAACATTCATCACAACCCAGAGTTCTTCCCTCAACCAAAAGAATTCGATCCCTCAAGATTTGAG GGAGTACTGAAGCCGAACACATACATGCCATTTGGTAATGGAACCCATGCTTGTCCtggaaatgaggttgcaaaactTGAGATGCTTATTCTGATTTATCATCttgttaaaaatttcag GTGGGAATTGGCTAGCCCGAAAAATGGAGTTGAATATGCGCCATTTTTGATACCTGAAGAAGGGCTCTGTGCTAAGTTTTGGAAGAAATCTGACGCTCAAGGACCAGCACCATCGCTTCATATTACTCAATCTTAG
- the LOC108203243 gene encoding uncharacterized protein LOC108203243 yields MGQYIARNTADKTGGSGKQKNIVNVVLGGSCSPPPSPGSCQEVMSIQAFPEQVISFSNKDFEGVTRGHNQALVVTLDMAENEVRRILVDNGSSANILFKHTMDRMELGSIRMNDYREDPLYGFGNSIVPVLGTLYLPVRFGTLPNQVTHTIKFYVTDTPSPYNVIIGRPGLNKIEAITSIPHLKFKFPTPFGVGEVRGDSATAGMCYSQALVMAETHLDNKRKATVFQKQKSNKKHRPYQKAKPKGEVQVIDLDPGSHNLGAANPDPGQSNQKATMSSAQDFVEKNTDARIQQMISAQELTKVEAAVETESVLIEKDNPTRKVKIGKGLDTVFKEELTQLLRSYADVFAWSPDDMPGLDESLAMHSLDVDPKKKPVKQKRRNFAPERQKAIDEEVGKLMKADIICEIKYPEWLANVVMVKKANGKWRMCVDYTDLNAACPKDPYPLPSIDQLIDATSGHLMLSFMDAFSGYNQVKMNPTDIAKTAFITHRAVYAYKLMPFGLRNAGSTYQKAMNEIFKDQLGRNLECYVDDIISKSTSVPGHISDLRECFENMRRTKLKLNPDKCTFGVEAGKFLGFMVSNRGIEANPEKIKAVQEMQPPRTQREVQKLAGSLAALRRFVSKLAERCLPFFELLKGAKNQKLVEWSPDCQKALNEIKAYLSKPPILTKALPGEPLYLYLSAGPLAVGAALIREEAGQQKPVYYVSQVLKDAETRYPNLEKFAFALITASRKLRHYFQGREIRIVTDQPLRKIIHKPDISGRLVNWAIELSQFSLTFLPRTAVKAQVLADFVVECNFPEDQTTPMETDPEAPVEPNPESWILHVDGSSTTERSGAGLILKSPDGFTIKTAISFGFAATNNQAEYEALLAGLKLVRTLSIQNLTIYSDSQIVVRQTNGEYLAKDPILTKYQALVKSYLTLIPGCRILQVNREGNAEADNLSRLVQNSADLDSSVYFEELHKPTIEHEEIFEINNDPTWMTPLINYIEKGELPEDKGKAQRLKAKAAKFFVEEGTLFRRTYSSPILKCIGPEEAEYCLREVHEGICGDHMSAKGLAYKIIRQGYYWPNIHQDAMEFVKKCKNCQLFSNVPRLSPVLPSSVLSPIPFAVWGIDIMGPFPRAKGDLRYLLVSIDYMTKWVEAKAMRTINQQDVIRFMDNILMRFGLPRVLVSDNGPQFIGSDFESYLAERGIKHKKSSVAYPQGNGQVEVTNWILLRGIEKRLEESKSKWPEELPHVLWSYRTSPRTSTGETPFKLAYGTEAMLPIEVGSPSHRVINFDEIANEEGLRVNLDLVDEVRDQAIARMEKYKEKTRDHFSKKSRVRNFQAGDLVLRDTEASDPTNTGKLMPKWEGPYKVKEVLRPGTYKLEHMDGSEVSNTWHGLRLRKFYQ; encoded by the coding sequence ATGGGGCAATATATAGCCCGGAATACAGCCGACAAAACAGGGGGATCCGGGAAACAGAAAAACATTGTCAACGTAGTGCTAGGAGGATCCTGTTCACCTCCCCCTAGCCCGGGCTCCTGTCAAGAAGTGATGTCCATCCAAGCCTTCCCCGAACAAGTGATTTCCTTCAGCAACAAGGACTTTGAAGGAGTCACCCGGGGTCACAATCAAGCCCTGGTAGTGACCCTTGACATGGCCGAAAATGAAGTAAGGAGGATCCTGGTGGACAACGGCTCCTCGGCCAACATCTTGTTCAAACACACCATGGATCGGATGGAACTAGGAAGCATCCGGATGAACGACTACAGGGAGGATCCTTTATATGGATTCGGGAACAGCATTGTCCCGGTCCTTGGCACACTTTATCTCCCGGTCCGATTCGGAACTCTCCCGAACCAAGTCACCCACACCATCAAATTCTATGTGACGGATACACCCTCCCCTTACAATGTGATCATCGGCCGCCCAGGTCTGAACAAGATCGAAGCTATTACTTCCATCCCACACCTAAAGTTCAAGTTCCCAACCCCGTTCGGGGTAGGGGAAGTCAGAGGAGATTCGGCAACAGCTGGGATGTGTTACAGCCAAGCCTTGGTCATGGCGGAAACACACCTGGACAACAAAAGGAAGGCAACCGTCTTCCAAAAGCAGAAAAGCAACAAGAAGCATCGGCCTTACCAGAAAGCAAAACCCAAAGGTGAAGTCCAGGTCATCGACCTAGACCCGGGCAGTCATAACCTGGGAGCAGCCAATCCTGATCCTGGACAAAGCAACCAGAAAGCAACCATGAGCTCAGCTCAAGATTTTGTGGAAAAGAACACTGACGCCCGGATCCAGCAAATGATCTCAGCACAAGAACTAACCAAGGTCGAAGCTGCGGTCGAGACCGAGTCGGTCCTGATCGAAAAAGACAACCCGACAAGGAAAGTCAAAATTGGAAAAGGCCTGGATACTGTTTTTAAGGAAGAACTCACCCAACTACTCCGGAGCTATGCAGATGTCTTTGCTTGGAGCCCGGACGACATGCCCGGGCTGGATGAATCATTGGCAATGCACAGCCTTGACGTCGATCCCAAAAAGAAGCCTGTTAAACAAAAACGAAGAAATTTCGCCCCGGAGAGGCAGAAGGCAATAGATGAGGAAGTTGGCAAGTTAATGAAGGCAGATATCATCTGTGAGATCAAATACCCGGAGTGGCTAGCTAACGTAGTCATGGTAAAGAAAGCAAACggcaagtggaggatgtgtgtcgaCTACACGGATCTGAATGCAGCATGCCCCAAAGACCCTTATCCTCTACCAAGCATTGATCAGCTCATTGATGCCACGTCAGGGCACCTGATGTTAAGCTTTATGGACGCCTTCTCCGGGTACAACcaggttaagatgaacccaACAGACATAGCCAAAACAGCTTTCATAACCCACCGGGCAGTATATGCTTACAAACTGATGCCTTTCGGGTTAAGGAACGCCGGGTCCACATACCAGAAggcaatgaatgaaattttcaaagaCCAACTTGGAAGAAATTTGGAATGCTATGTCGACGACATCATCTCTAAATCAACATCAGTCCCGGGTCACATTTCAGATCTCAGAGAATGTTTTGAGAACATGAGAAGGACTAAGCTAAAGCTCAACCCGGATAAATGCACCTTTGGAGTAGAAGCTGGAAAGTTCTTGGGTTTTATGGTAAGCAACCGGGGTATTGAGGCCAACCCGGAGAAGATCAAAGCTGTACAAGAGATGCAACCACCTCGGACTCAGAGGGAGGTCCAAAAGCTAGCAGGGTCCTTAGCGGCTCTCCGAAGGTTTGTCTCCAAACTCGCTGAAAGATGTCTACCATTCTTTGAATTGTTAAAAGGGgcaaaaaatcagaaattagTAGAATGGAGCCCGGATTGCCAAAAAGCCCTTAATGAAATCAAAGCATATCTGTCCAAACCCCCAATCCTGACAAAAGCCTTACCCGGAGAACCTCTCTACCTATACCTGTCTGCCGGTCCCTTGGCCGTCGGGGCAGCCTTGATCCGGGAGGAAGCCGGGCAACAGAAGCCTGTCTACTATGTCAGCCAGGTCCTCAAAGATGCGGAGACCAGATACcccaacttagaaaaatttgcaTTTGCACTGATCACCGCATCCAGGAAACTCAGACACTACTTTCAAGGAAGAGAAATCAGGATTGTCACAGACCAACCTCTAaggaaaatcattcacaaacCTGATATCTCCGGGAGACTAGTGAATTGGGCAATCGAACTTAGCCAGTTCAGCCTAACATTCCTACCCCGAACAGCAGTCAAAGCCCAGGTCCTGGCCGATTTCGTAGTGGAATGCAACTTTCCAGAGGACCAGACAACCCCCATGGAAACTGACCCGGAAGCCCCAGTAGAACCCAACCCGGAGTCTTGGATACTCCATGTTGACGGTTCCTCAACAACCGAAAGGTCAGGAGCCGGGTTAATCCTGAAAAGCCCGGATGGGTTCACCATCAAAACAGCAATCTCCTTCGGTTTCGCAGCAACCAACAACCAAGCGGAATACGAGGCCCTTCTAGCAGGGTTAAAATTAGTCCGGACCTTGTCAATCCAGAACCTCACCATCTACAGTGATTCCCAGATCGTGGTCAGGCAGACCAATGGAGAATATCTTGCCAAAGACCCGATCCTGACCAAGTATCAAGCCTTGGTGAAAAGCTACCTTACTCTGATCCCCGGATGCAGGATCTTGCAAGTCAACAGGGAAGGAAATGCTGAAGCAGACAACCTCTCCAGGTTGGTCCAAAATTCAGCGGATCTAGATAGCTCAGTCTATTTCGAAGAATTGCACAAGCCAACGATAGAGCATGAAGAAATTTTTGAAATCAACAACGACCCTACCTGGATGACTCCCCTGATCAACTACATAGAGAAGGGAGAGTTACCCGAAGACAAGGGGAAAGCACAACGGCTGAAGGCTAAGGCGGCCAAATTTTTTGTCGAAGAAGGGACACTCTTCCGCCGGACCTACTCATCCCCAATCCTGAAATGCATAGGTCCGGAGGAGGCCGAATATTGTCTAAGAGAAGTTCACGAAGGGATCTGTGGAGATCACATGTCGGCAAAAGGCCTGGCGTATAAAATCATCCGGCAAGGCTACTATTGGCCAAATATCCACCAAGACGCCATGGAGTTTGTGAAAAAATGCAAGAACTGTCAGCTGTTCAGCAACGTACCCCGGCTAAGCCCTGTCCTACCTTCTTCAGTTTTATCCCCGATCCCTTTTGCTGTTTGGGGGATAGACATCATGGGACCTTTTCCTCGGGCTAAAGGAGACCTCAGATACCTGCTTGTCTCCATTGATTATATGACCAAATGGGTTGAAGCCAAGGCAATGCGGACGATCAATCAGCAAGATGTCATCCGGTTCATGGACAACATCTTAATGAGATTCGGGCTACCAAGAGTCCTGGTCTCAGATAATGGACCCCAGTTCATAGGGTCGGACTTTGAAAGCTACCTGGCCGAAAGAGGCATCAAGCACAAGAAGTCCTCAGTCGCCTACCCTCAAGGAAATGGCCAGGTAGAAGTCACCAACTGGATCCTCCTAAGAGGAATTGAGAAAAGGCTTGAAGAAAGCAAGAGCAAGTGGCCAGAAGAACTACCTCATGTCCTCTGGTCATACCGAACTAGTCCTCGGACAAGCACCGGAGAAACCCCCTTCAAGTTGGCCTATGGAACGGAGGCGATGCTCCCAATCGAAGTCGGGTCACCTTCCCACAGAGTGATCAACTTCGACGAAATCGCGAACGAAGAAGGACTCCGAGTCAACCTGGACTTGGTAGACGAGGTCCGAGATCAAGCAATCGCAAGGATGGAAAAATACAAAGAGAAGACCCGGGATCACTTCAGCAAAAAATCCCGGGTTAGGAATTTTCAAGCAGGAGACCTGGTCCTACGAGACACCGAAGCCTCTGACCCAACCAACACTGGCAAGCTGATGCCTAAGTGGGAAGGCCCTTACAAAGTCAAAGAAGTCCTAAGGCCGGGTACCTACAAGCTAGAACACATGGACGGGTCAGAAGTATCTAACACCTGGCATGGCCTCAGGTTGAGGAAATTCTATCAGTAA